A window of Hymenobacter siberiensis genomic DNA:
CCCAACCCCACCACCGCCATGGTCACCGTTGAGACCGCGCTGCCCACCCGCGTCACCGTGCTCGACCTCACGGGCCGCGTGGTGCAGGCCGCCGACGCGGCCCAGCGCCGCCATACGCTCAGCCTCACGGGCCTGGCCGCCGGCGTGTACCTCGTGCGCGCCGAAGGAACCGATGGAGCCGCCGCCGTGCAGCGCCTGCTGGTGCGGTAAGGGGGAGTCGGAAAGCCCCAGCGGGGCACCAAGGCGGTTTCGGCTTCAATGTGCCGGCTGAACAAGGTAGGGGCGGGGCCTGCCCCCGCCCGTCGTTAGGTTCCGTGGCAACGATTCCGTTCAACGGTGGGCGGGGGCAGGCCCCGCCCCTACATCGTTCAACTCAAACCCGTCCCCGTCATTGAGGGCGGTGAATTTGTTGCGGAAATCATCCAGCTCGGCCCGGCTCAGGGTGTGGGTGAAGATGCCGTTCTGGTCGTGGGCTTCGACGAGATAGCTGCCTTTGGCGTCAATCAGGGCCGAATCGCCGGAGTAGGCGTGGCCTTTGCCGTCCTTGCCGGTGCGGTTCACGCCCAGGGCGCAGGCCACGTTCTCGATGGCGCGGGCGCGGAGCAGCGTGCGCCAGGCGGTGCGGCGCACGGCGGGCCAGTTGGCCACGTACAGCAGCAGGTCGTAGGGCGCGACGGGCTGGTTGCGGCTCCAGACGGGGAAGCGCAAGTCGTAGCATACCAGCGGGCAGATGCGCCAGCCGCGCCAGTCCTCCACCAGGCGCTCGTGGCCGGGGGTGTAGGTGTGCTGCTCGCCGGCCAGCGTGAAGAGGTGGCGCTTGTCGTAGCAGCTCAGGCTGCCATCGGGGCGCACCCAGAGCAGGCGGTTGTAGAAGTAGCCGTCTTCCTCGATGATGACGCTGCCGGTGATGACGGCATCGTGGTCGGCGGCGCGCTGGCGCATCCAGGCCACGGTTTCGCCCTGCATGGTTTCGGCCTGGGCGGCGGCCTCCATGCTGAAGCCGGTGGTGAACATCTCGGGCAGCACAATGAGGTCGGCGGGGACGGTTTGCCGGGCCAGAAACTGGTCGAAGGCGGTGCGGTTGGCGGCGGCATCGTGCCAGTGCAGCGCGGTCTGAATAAAGGAAACGGTGAGGTCGGACATGGGGTGGGAATGCTTTTGTGGCCCGTAAGCTACGGCGCGGCGCAGTTGCGGGCGGAGCGGCCCTCAAATTATCAACGCGCTCAACCGTGTTACTTTGCGAAAAACCATGCTCCTTATGCCCACCCGCGCCCAGGCTCCGGCCGTGCCCCGCCTCACGTATCTGCGCATCAAAAACTACCGCACCCTGCGCGACGTGGAGTTTCGCGACCTCACGCCGCTCACGGTGCTGATTGGGCCAAACGGCAGCGGCAAATCCACGGTGCTGGATGCACTGGATTTTCTGGCGGAAGCGGTTGGGGGGGATTTAAAAGATGCTTGCGATAAGCGGAACCGGTTCGCGGGAATGCGAACGCGAGGAAGTGAAGGCAGCATTTCGTTTGAAATAGTAATAAGCGGTTTCCCTTATCTAGGTCAGTTGAAATACATCTTAGAATTAGAAGAAGGTGATAAGGGAAAAATACTGGTGAAGGAATGGTTGGCAGTGAAGGATGATAGCACAGAAGAATTGCTATTGACCACTGAGCCTGCTAGAAAAGAAGGATGGACCGACTTCATTTCATCACTAAATACTGAGCAGTCTGACGATGACAAAATTGAAAAGCCAGTTAAAATTTCGATTAGCAGTTCGTCGCAAGTGATGCTGGGATATGCTTTCGCAGTGAATTCAAAATTGAGCATATATGCACATGCCGTAATTGATACGCTAAAATCCTACCGCTATATCCACCTCACCGACGACCACCTGAAAGGCTATTCCGACGCCGGCCCGCGCGAAAAGCTTTCGCCCAATGGCGACAACCTGCCCAACGTGCTCTATTACCTGCACACCAAACACCCGGAAACCCTCGCCAAAATCACGGCGCAGATGCGGAAATGGGTGCCGGGACTGTCCGACATCGTCCCGGAAATAACCTCGGATGAGCGAATCCTGCTGCGGTTCAGGGATGCCGAATTTGAGAAGCCGCTGCCGGCGCAATACATGTCGGACGGCACCATGCGGCTGGCCGCCCTGCTCACGCTGCTTTATGAGCCCGACGCGGCCGGGCTGCTGGGCCTGGAGGAGCCGGAAAACGAGCTGCACCCGCAGCTACTGGCCGGGCTGGCCGAGGAGCTGATTGACGCGGCGGAGCTGCGGCAGCTGCTGGTGGTCACGCATTCGCCGGCCCTGCTCAATGCCCTGGCCCCCGAGCAGGTATGGATACTGCATCGCGGGGCCGATGGCTACACCCAGGCCACGCGGGTGGCCGACTTGCCGGGCATCCCCGCGATGGTGGAGGAAGGTTCGCCGCTGGGCTACCTGTGGTCGCGTAATTTCTTCGACGTGGGCAACCCGCTGGACCTGCCAGCTCCGATTAAATAGCGGCCATGCAGATTGACTTTCTGGTCGAGGAAATTTCGCCCCAAGCGGCCTTGGACCAGCTGTTGCCGCGCCTGTTGCCGGGCCATTCGTATCGCGTGCGGGTATTCGAGGGCTGGCAGGATTTGTTGGGCCAGCTGAAAGCCCTGCTGCAAGGCTACCACAAGCGGATATTTCGGGAAGGGCAAACGGATTTGCGGGTAGTGGTGCTGCTGGATGGCGACGGCATCTGCGAGCGGCGCAAAGCGGCGCTGGAAGCAAAAGCACGGGAGGCGGGCTTACGCACCAAAACCACCGCCGGCCCCGGCGAGGTATTCCACGTCCTCAACCGGATAGCCGTGCAGGAGCTGGAGGCGTGGTGGCTCGGCGACCGGGAAGCCATTATGGCCGCCTACCCCGGCGTGAAGCCGCACCATTTCAAGGGCCTTGACCGCGAGCCCGACGCTCCGCTTAAACCAAATGAGGTGCTGTGGAGCGTGTTGAAGCAGGGCCGCTACTTCGCCACGGGCAAGCGCAAAACGCAATGGGCCACGGATATCGGCCGGCACGTTGACCCGGCCCGGAATACGTCCGCCAGCTTCCGGTATTTCTGCGAGGGCCTGGCGGCGTTGCGCTAACGGCCGCCGCTCACTAACCACTGACCACTACACAATCGCCTTTTCCTCCATATCCTTTTCCACCAGCGGGGCTTTGGTTTTGCCGATGATGTAGCGCAGGCCCTTATCCTGGGTCAAGTAATTCCAGGCCCAGGAGAAAAATACGGCGACGCGGTTGCGGAAGCTGACCAGCGAAATGACGTGGACGAAGCTCCAGGCCAGCCAGGCAATGAAGCCGTCGAGGTGGAATTCGCGGCCGAAGAGCTTGATGTCGGCCACGGCGTGGTTGCGGCCGATGGTGGCCATCGTGCCCTTGTCGTGGTACTCGAAGTTTTCCATGAGCTGGCCGTTGAGCTGGCGCTTGAGGTTGCGGCCCAGCCAGTCGCCCTGTTGCAGGGCGGGCTGGGCCACCATGGGGTGGCCGTCGGGGGTGGCGTCGGTTTTCATGATGGCGATGTCGCCGATGGCGAATACGTTCTCGTAGCCGTGCACGCGGCTGTAGCCGTCCACCAGGTAGCGGTTGCCGGCCAGCAGGCAGTCGGCGTTGAGGCCCGCGATGGGTGCGCCCGTCACGCCCGCCGCCCAAATCAGGGTGCGCGCAATGAGCTGCTGGCCGTTGTTCAGCGTCACGGTGTAGCCGTCGTAGGACTTCACCCGCGTATCGAGCCACACCTGCACGCCCAGCTTCTTCAGGTATTCCAGGGACTTGGCCGAGGAGTTGGCCGACATGCCTTTCAGCAGCACCGGCCCGCTCTGCACCACGTGGATGTCCATTTCCTTGAAGTCGATTTCGCGGTAGTCCTTCGGGAAAACGTGGGTGCGCAGCTCGCTGAGCGCCCCCGCAATTTCGACGCCTGTGGGGCCGCCGCCCACAATCACAAAATCCAGCATGCTGTTCAGCTGCTCGTAGTCGCCGAGCTGCAGGGCCTGCTCGAAGTTGGAGAGCACGGTATTGCGCAGCTCGATGGCATCCTCTACGCTCTTGATGGCAATGGCATTTTTAGCCATCTCGGCATCGCCGAAGTAGTTGGTGGTGGCCCCGGTGGCCAGCACCAGGAAGTCGTAGCGAACGAGGCCGATGCTGGTTTCCACCACCTGCGCCTCGGGGTCGACGCTGGTAACTTCGGCCAGCCGGAAGTAGAAATTCTCCTGGTGGTTGAGGATTTTGCGGAACGGCGACACGATGTCGCCCTCATCGAGCCCGGCCGTGGCCACCTGGTACAGCAGCGGCTGAAAGGCGTGGTAGTTCTGCTTGTCAATCAGCACCACCTGCACCGGCGCATCGGCTAGGGCCTTGGCCAGCTCCAGGCCGCCGAAGCCGCCGCCCACAATCACCACGCGTGGTTTGCCGAGGTCGTCAATTTTCGTTAGCCCTTCCATGCGGTAAAGATGCGGGCCAGACGCTGGCCCACCAATGGGCTGCTTACCGGCTTTGCGGGCCGGAGGTTGTCCGGCTTACTGCGCCGTGCGCCGAAACAGCAGGCGCGGGGCCGGCGTGGTGGCATCGTACAGCCGCAGCTCGTTGCCGCTGATTTCGTAGCGGGCCGTCAGGGCTAGGTTATCGAGGTAGCGCGTTTCCAAATCCTGCACGGGACAGGTGGCGCGGGTCGCAATCTGGGGCGTGATGTGCAGCTCCTGGCTGCCGGCTGCCAGGGCGTAGCGGCCGCTGAAATTATTGCACGGCCCCAGGCCCACGGTGCAGGTGCCCAGCGCCACAAATTCAAGGTAGGACTTACTGGTTTCGGCGTAGCTGGAAGTTGCCACCGGGGTCTTGTCAATCTGCGTTAGCTGCCAGCGGCTTTGCAGCAGCGCGGTGGGCTGCGTTGGCAGGGTGGCGTCGTCTTTTTCGCAGCTGCCCAGCGCTAAAGTCATCAGCAATGCCAGGGGGAAAAGGCGGCGGGTGGTCATCAGATTGGTAAGCAGGTGTGGCAATGCAATAGTGAAGCTGTTTAGAAAGTCCCCGAACGGTCATGCAGCGCGCAGCATCTTGCTCGCATCGTCAGGCCCGTTCAACGATGCGAGCAAGATGCTGCGCTGCGCGCTGCATGACCGTTTGAGTACCTTTTGTGACTTTCTAAACAACTCCAGTAATAGAAAAACAAATAAGTTGGGAAGTAGGGCAGCGTAGGGCGTCAGAACCTCGGTGAATGGACGATTTAGCCGGGTGAAATCAGTTGTTATCGAACTCTTTACGTAAAGTCGGGCGTTGGCATTGTATTTCCCGCCACCGCTCACCAGCTAAATTATTCGCTTATGAACGTGTTACCGCTTTGCTCATTGTTGATTGGCAGCAGCTTTCTGGGAGCCGCTGTGCCCGCCGCCTCGCGCGACGAAACCACCTCGGTTACGGTGGTTGTTTCGTCGCTGGTATCCACCACTGCTTCCGTGCGGCTGTACTTCTACAACAACCGCGAAGGCTTCCTGAAAAGCGGGAAATGGGCCTTTTCCAAATCGGTAAAGCCCCAGGGCAAGAGCGAGTTCTCCCTGCCCGTCGAGCTGCCCAGGGGCGAGTGGGCCGTGGCCATTACCCAGGACCTGAACAACAACGACAAAATCGACAAGAACTTCCTCGGCATCCCCACCGAGCCTTATGCTTTTTCCAACAACGTGCGGCCTACCATCGCCGCGCCTGGTTTCGATGAATGCAAGTTCACCGTTGACGAGCCCGGCAAGGTGGTGAGCATCGTGCTCAAGGACTGAGCCGGAAGCCGCCTGCGTGGGTATCCCAACTCAGAATAGGCCAGGCCGCCGCTGCATTTGCAGCGGCGGCTTTTTTATGTCCCAATGCAACCTCCTACCTAAAGGCGGGAGGTTACGGTAAATGAGGGTGTCAGGAAATGATTAAATAAAATCAAAATCTTGTTATATTTATTGAAAATGCTTTAGATTTGCTACATCATTTTTATGTTTTAGTTTTTCTTTTTTTCGTTATGGAAAAATTCTATGCTGCTGTATCCGGCACCAAAGGGTGCGTTGCTCGTAAGCTGGCTGTGCTGGCTGGCACCCTGTTGTTTATGACAATTGGGGCTGGTAATTCCTTGGCGCAGTGCATCAGCTGCACCATTTCCATCAACAGCACGAATGCCAATGCTGGCTTTGTGCTGGTCGGGGGCGAAACCGTCACCATTGGCAGCGGGGTAAGCTACACGGGTGGGCTGAGCGTGCGAGGTAATAATGTGACGATTATCAACAACGGCACCATCGCCGGCAATGCCGGGCTGACCGTAAACAACGGCCTTACCGGCACGCTGATACACAACCTGGGCGCGGTACCCTCGCAGAACATCGAGTTGAATTCGCCGGTCACCATCAACAATGGGAGCCGCGATGGCGGCACCACGGTGTTAGCCGGGGCCACTTGGTCGGGCTACGTGGGCAATGACTTTAAAGCGCCCATTACTGTTAATAACTATGCGTCGTGGACGGCTCAGATTCAGGACCTGCCCGGGGGCACCATCACCAACAAGCGAAACGCGACCTGGACGCCTGACCTTACCAACGCCGGCAACCTGACCGTGGTGAACGAAGGCCGCTGGAGCGGCCACCTGCAAACCAGTGGCAATGCGGCCGTCTTCACCATCACCAACACCAGCACCGGCAACTGGGCGCAGGAGTCTACCTTCAACAGCGCCGCCCCCATTACCGTGAATAACCAGGGCCAGTGGCCCGCGCAGATAAACTACAACGGTGCCCTCACCGTGAACCACACCAGCGGGACCTGGACGGCTATTCTCGCCGGCACGGGCTCGCTGGTAGTAAACAACGGTGCCACCTGGGCCAAGGGCATTATCTTCCCCACACCCGGCCCTAACGCGTTTAATAACCCGGCCGGCTCCACGGCCACCCTCGACAGCTACCTGCGGATGGACGCGACCATCACCATCACCAACGGCGGGGTGATGTTCATGACCAAGGGCATGAGCGACCTGAGCGCTAACTCGCTGCTTACCAACAGCCGCGGGGCCACGTTTCGGGTCACGGGCCAGTTCATCAGCAATGGGCGCGTAGATAACAGCGGTACCATCGCCGTGTCGGGTAATTTCACGAACGAAAACAGCGGAGTGTTTTCGGGGCCAGCAGCACCGCTGCGCGGCAGCATCACGGCCGGCGGCTACACCCGCAACTACGGCATCTTTGGCGCAACGGGCCGCCTCGATTTCTGCGACACCGATACGCAGCCCAGGCTGGGGTTTGATATGCCGTCCGGCACGGTGGGCCCCAACACCACCTTCTGCTCGCTGCGCCCACTGCCCGTGGAGCTCACCAGCTTCACGGCCGAAGTCGCGAATGGCAAAGTAGAGCTACGCTGGACTACGGCCACGGAGCGCAGCAGCGCCCGGTTTGTGGTAGAGCGCAGCGCCACCGGCGAGGCATTCAGCGTCGTGCGCGATGTAGCCGCCCAGGGCAATGCCACCACCGCCACGGCATACGCTGCTACCGATGCCGCCCCCTTGGTCGGCCTGAGCTACTATCGCCTGCGCCAGGTTGATTTGGATGGCAGCGCCGAATACTCCCAGGTCGTAACCGTGAGCCGGAAGGCCGGCAACGAGTCCATCGGCCTATACCCCAACCCCGCTACCGACCGTCTCACCCTCGACCTCACCGCCCTGGCGGCCGCCCCCTGCGAAGTGCGCCTGCTGAGCCTGACGGGCCAGCTGCTGCGGTACGAAACCCTGGTGGGCGGACAGCTTCAGGAAGTTTCGCTGGTCGGCATCCCCGCCGGGCTCTACGTGCTGAAAGTGGGCAGCACGGTGCACCGCATCGAGAAGCACTAGTGGCTAGTCGCCCCGAAACGAGTGCAGGCCGCGCGCCAGCCGCTCGGTCAGCGTCAAGGCGCGGCGGATGCGGGTTTCGGGCTGCTTGGCCCCGGCCACCAGCCGGGCCATGGCCCGGCGGTGCGAACCGCTGTAGCTGTTGACGGCGGTTTCGGCCTCGGGCCAGGCGGCGAGGGCTTCGGCCAGCTCATCGGGCAGGTCGACGTGGTCAGGGTCAATGCTGATTTCCAGCTCATCGCCCAGCCTGATGCCCACGGCGGCGCACACGTCCTTGTTCAGCATGGGGTAGCGCCCGCCGCCTTCCAGCGGCAGCAGTCCCAGCCGCAGCGCGTGCCCGCGAATGGTGACGATGACGCGCCTCGCGGCCTTGCCACTGAGGGCTGTCAGCACTTCGGCCGGCACCACAATGGTCTGGGTGGGCATGAAGCTGGGGCCGCCCGGCTCCAGCACGGCGTGGAAATAGAGGGGAGTAGGCATGACGTACTGTTACGAACTCCGGACTTGTCCGGTGCCGCGCACCAGCCATTTGTAGCTCGTCAGCTCCTCCAGGCCCATGGGGCCGCGGGCGTGCAGCTTCTGCGTACTGATGCCGATTTCGGCCCCCAGCCCAAACTGCGCGCCATCGGTGAAGGCCGTGGAAGCGTTGGCGTACACGGCGGCGGCATCTACGGCATTCAAAAACGTTTCGATGTTAGTTACATCTTCCGAGATAATGGCTTCGCTGTGTTTTGAGCCGTAGCGGGCAATGTGGTCGAGGGCTTCGGACAGGGAGACCACGGTTTTTACGGCCATTTTCAGGGCCAGAAACTCGGTGCCGAAATGCGCGTCGGTAGCTGGGGCCAGCAGCGCGGCCGGGTAGTGCCCGGCCAGCATGGCGTAGGCCGGCGCATCGGCAAAAAGCTGCACTTTGGTGGCCGCCAGCGGGGCCAGCAGCGCCGGCAAATCGGCCAGCCGGCGCTGGTGCAGCAGCAGGCAGTCGAGGGCGTTGCATACGCTCACGCGGCGGGTTTTGGCGTTGGCGATGATGGCCGCGCCGCTGGTTAAATCGCCGGTTTCATCGAAAAACGTGTGCACCACGCCCGCCCCGGTTTCGATGACCGGCACCCGCGCATTTCCCCGCACGTAGTTGATGAGCGACTGGCTGCCGCGCGGAATCAGCACATCGACGTAGTCCACGGCGGCCAGTAGGGCCGCTGTGGCGGCGCGGTCGGGCGGCAGCAGCGTGGCCACGGCTGGGTCCAGGCCGTGGCGGGCCAGCACGGGCGCGGCCACGGCCAGCAGCGCGGCGTTGGAGAAAGCGGCATCGGAACCGCCTTTCAGCAGGCAGGCGTTGCCGCTTTTCAGGCACAGCGCCAGGCTGTCGAAGGTCACGTTGGGCCGGGCCTCGTAGATGATG
This region includes:
- a CDS encoding amidohydrolase, with the protein product MSDLTVSFIQTALHWHDAAANRTAFDQFLARQTVPADLIVLPEMFTTGFSMEAAAQAETMQGETVAWMRQRAADHDAVITGSVIIEEDGYFYNRLLWVRPDGSLSCYDKRHLFTLAGEQHTYTPGHERLVEDWRGWRICPLVCYDLRFPVWSRNQPVAPYDLLLYVANWPAVRRTAWRTLLRARAIENVACALGVNRTGKDGKGHAYSGDSALIDAKGSYLVEAHDQNGIFTHTLSRAELDDFRNKFTALNDGDGFELNDVGAGPAPAHR
- a CDS encoding META domain-containing protein — encoded protein: MTTRRLFPLALLMTLALGSCEKDDATLPTQPTALLQSRWQLTQIDKTPVATSSYAETSKSYLEFVALGTCTVGLGPCNNFSGRYALAAGSQELHITPQIATRATCPVQDLETRYLDNLALTARYEISGNELRLYDATTPAPRLLFRRTAQ
- a CDS encoding glutamate-5-semialdehyde dehydrogenase, which encodes MDLTPLFAAAQHASRTLVTVPATTIDALLRDLAGTMVAETDFLLAENARDLALMPEADPRHDRLRLTPERLAGIAADLRTVAGLPSPLGQVLAQKDLPNGLHLSKVRVPLGVIGIIYEARPNVTFDSLALCLKSGNACLLKGGSDAAFSNAALLAVAAPVLARHGLDPAVATLLPPDRAATAALLAAVDYVDVLIPRGSQSLINYVRGNARVPVIETGAGVVHTFFDETGDLTSGAAIIANAKTRRVSVCNALDCLLLHQRRLADLPALLAPLAATKVQLFADAPAYAMLAGHYPAALLAPATDAHFGTEFLALKMAVKTVVSLSEALDHIARYGSKHSEAIISEDVTNIETFLNAVDAAAVYANASTAFTDGAQFGLGAEIGISTQKLHARGPMGLEELTSYKWLVRGTGQVRSS
- a CDS encoding T9SS type A sorting domain-containing protein; its protein translation is MEKFYAAVSGTKGCVARKLAVLAGTLLFMTIGAGNSLAQCISCTISINSTNANAGFVLVGGETVTIGSGVSYTGGLSVRGNNVTIINNGTIAGNAGLTVNNGLTGTLIHNLGAVPSQNIELNSPVTINNGSRDGGTTVLAGATWSGYVGNDFKAPITVNNYASWTAQIQDLPGGTITNKRNATWTPDLTNAGNLTVVNEGRWSGHLQTSGNAAVFTITNTSTGNWAQESTFNSAAPITVNNQGQWPAQINYNGALTVNHTSGTWTAILAGTGSLVVNNGATWAKGIIFPTPGPNAFNNPAGSTATLDSYLRMDATITITNGGVMFMTKGMSDLSANSLLTNSRGATFRVTGQFISNGRVDNSGTIAVSGNFTNENSGVFSGPAAPLRGSITAGGYTRNYGIFGATGRLDFCDTDTQPRLGFDMPSGTVGPNTTFCSLRPLPVELTSFTAEVANGKVELRWTTATERSSARFVVERSATGEAFSVVRDVAAQGNATTATAYAATDAAPLVGLSYYRLRQVDLDGSAEYSQVVTVSRKAGNESIGLYPNPATDRLTLDLTALAAAPCEVRLLSLTGQLLRYETLVGGQLQEVSLVGIPAGLYVLKVGSTVHRIEKH
- a CDS encoding AAA family ATPase is translated as MPTRAQAPAVPRLTYLRIKNYRTLRDVEFRDLTPLTVLIGPNGSGKSTVLDALDFLAEAVGGDLKDACDKRNRFAGMRTRGSEGSISFEIVISGFPYLGQLKYILELEEGDKGKILVKEWLAVKDDSTEELLLTTEPARKEGWTDFISSLNTEQSDDDKIEKPVKISISSSSQVMLGYAFAVNSKLSIYAHAVIDTLKSYRYIHLTDDHLKGYSDAGPREKLSPNGDNLPNVLYYLHTKHPETLAKITAQMRKWVPGLSDIVPEITSDERILLRFRDAEFEKPLPAQYMSDGTMRLAALLTLLYEPDAAGLLGLEEPENELHPQLLAGLAEELIDAAELRQLLVVTHSPALLNALAPEQVWILHRGADGYTQATRVADLPGIPAMVEEGSPLGYLWSRNFFDVGNPLDLPAPIK
- a CDS encoding DUF4276 family protein; its protein translation is MQIDFLVEEISPQAALDQLLPRLLPGHSYRVRVFEGWQDLLGQLKALLQGYHKRIFREGQTDLRVVVLLDGDGICERRKAALEAKAREAGLRTKTTAGPGEVFHVLNRIAVQELEAWWLGDREAIMAAYPGVKPHHFKGLDREPDAPLKPNEVLWSVLKQGRYFATGKRKTQWATDIGRHVDPARNTSASFRYFCEGLAALR
- a CDS encoding DUF2141 domain-containing protein, which produces MNVLPLCSLLIGSSFLGAAVPAASRDETTSVTVVVSSLVSTTASVRLYFYNNREGFLKSGKWAFSKSVKPQGKSEFSLPVELPRGEWAVAITQDLNNNDKIDKNFLGIPTEPYAFSNNVRPTIAAPGFDECKFTVDEPGKVVSIVLKD
- a CDS encoding NAD(P)/FAD-dependent oxidoreductase; the encoded protein is MEGLTKIDDLGKPRVVIVGGGFGGLELAKALADAPVQVVLIDKQNYHAFQPLLYQVATAGLDEGDIVSPFRKILNHQENFYFRLAEVTSVDPEAQVVETSIGLVRYDFLVLATGATTNYFGDAEMAKNAIAIKSVEDAIELRNTVLSNFEQALQLGDYEQLNSMLDFVIVGGGPTGVEIAGALSELRTHVFPKDYREIDFKEMDIHVVQSGPVLLKGMSANSSAKSLEYLKKLGVQVWLDTRVKSYDGYTVTLNNGQQLIARTLIWAAGVTGAPIAGLNADCLLAGNRYLVDGYSRVHGYENVFAIGDIAIMKTDATPDGHPMVAQPALQQGDWLGRNLKRQLNGQLMENFEYHDKGTMATIGRNHAVADIKLFGREFHLDGFIAWLAWSFVHVISLVSFRNRVAVFFSWAWNYLTQDKGLRYIIGKTKAPLVEKDMEEKAIV
- a CDS encoding YdeI/OmpD-associated family protein, coding for MPTPLYFHAVLEPGGPSFMPTQTIVVPAEVLTALSGKAARRVIVTIRGHALRLGLLPLEGGGRYPMLNKDVCAAVGIRLGDELEISIDPDHVDLPDELAEALAAWPEAETAVNSYSGSHRRAMARLVAGAKQPETRIRRALTLTERLARGLHSFRGD